The Salegentibacter mishustinae genome includes a window with the following:
- a CDS encoding efflux RND transporter permease subunit has product MAKIFSFGFWNSIARLILRNRIIILLLIVATTVFFSTQWKNMRFSYTEANLLPDDHEDNIAYNEFLDKFGEEGNVVLLGVKDSTLFQPENFQAWKELTKKLEAYPAVEYAISVSNLQQLKKFEDPSRFEMVPFISEENPTKEELQQYQDELYNQLPFYENLVYSSHSNTVQSAIYMNREIVNSKERKTFVLEELQPLIINFEEKTGIDVKVSGMPYIRTLNAQNIIDEIGLFILAALAVTSLIFFFFFRSIRATIISMITVCIGVMWAFGVIGLLHYEITVLTALIPPLIIVIGIPNCIFLINKYQQEIKKHGNQAKSLQRVITKVGNATLMTNITTASGFATFILTDSTLLKEFGIVASINIVAIFILSLLIIPVIYSYMNMPKRKHLKHLNKRWISGFVNWMEQMVRHHRISIYIISIMLLVASIIGIYTIKISGSLLEDMPKNAEFFQDIKFFEAEFDGVMPLEILVDTKRKNGVLKSATLKRMEELQNHLAEIPEFSQPISVTRLVKYSKQAFYNGEAKYYQLPSSQEQNFIMPYAKGFSSNDNLLSSYVDSTGRYARITTYMKDVGTDKMEDLEEDLWPKINKIFPEERYEVSMTGKALIFQKGTNYLVKNLVISLSLAILLIALLMAWMFRSFRMIIVSLVPNLLPLLVTAGMMGFLGVPIKPSTILVFSIAFGISVDDTIHFLAKYRQELKANNWKIKRSVYAALRETGVSMFYTSIVLFFGFSVFMISSFGGTVALGGLVSATLLFAMLANLLLLPSLLLSLEKNIANKETLKEPAMKIIDTDEDEAEIEKEESKN; this is encoded by the coding sequence ATGGCCAAGATTTTTAGTTTCGGATTCTGGAACTCGATTGCGCGATTAATTTTGCGTAATAGGATAATTATACTTCTACTTATTGTTGCCACTACAGTGTTTTTTTCTACCCAGTGGAAAAATATGCGCTTTTCTTATACAGAAGCTAACCTGTTACCAGACGATCACGAAGATAATATTGCCTATAACGAGTTTTTAGACAAATTTGGAGAAGAGGGAAATGTTGTGCTTCTGGGAGTTAAAGACTCCACGCTTTTTCAACCTGAAAACTTCCAGGCCTGGAAAGAACTTACCAAAAAACTAGAGGCATATCCTGCAGTAGAATATGCGATTTCTGTTAGTAACCTTCAACAGCTAAAAAAGTTTGAAGATCCCAGCCGGTTTGAAATGGTTCCTTTTATTTCTGAAGAAAACCCTACTAAAGAAGAACTTCAGCAATATCAAGACGAGCTTTATAACCAATTACCTTTTTACGAAAACCTGGTTTATAGTTCTCATTCTAATACGGTACAGTCGGCGATCTATATGAATAGGGAAATTGTAAACTCTAAAGAGCGCAAAACCTTTGTTTTAGAAGAGTTACAGCCACTTATCATCAATTTTGAAGAAAAAACAGGCATAGATGTAAAAGTTTCCGGGATGCCTTATATAAGAACATTAAATGCCCAAAATATTATTGACGAAATTGGGCTTTTTATTCTTGCAGCACTGGCGGTTACCTCACTCATTTTCTTTTTCTTTTTTAGATCTATTCGAGCAACTATTATTTCAATGATCACGGTTTGCATTGGCGTTATGTGGGCCTTTGGAGTAATTGGTTTACTGCATTACGAAATTACCGTGCTTACGGCCCTTATTCCGCCGCTTATTATTGTAATAGGAATTCCTAATTGCATCTTCCTGATAAATAAATACCAACAGGAAATAAAGAAACACGGTAACCAGGCAAAATCATTACAACGTGTAATTACTAAAGTGGGAAATGCCACCTTAATGACCAATATTACCACGGCTTCGGGCTTCGCAACATTTATACTTACCGATAGTACTTTATTGAAGGAATTTGGTATTGTGGCCTCCATTAATATCGTTGCCATATTTATTCTAAGCTTATTGATAATTCCTGTTATCTACAGTTATATGAATATGCCGAAACGCAAACACCTAAAACACCTTAATAAGCGCTGGATTAGTGGTTTTGTGAACTGGATGGAGCAAATGGTAAGGCATCATCGCATTAGCATCTATATAATTTCAATTATGCTCCTGGTAGCGAGTATAATTGGAATTTATACCATAAAAATATCAGGAAGTCTACTGGAAGATATGCCAAAAAATGCAGAGTTTTTTCAGGATATTAAATTCTTTGAAGCGGAATTTGACGGCGTGATGCCTTTAGAAATTTTGGTAGATACAAAACGGAAAAACGGCGTGCTAAAATCGGCTACGCTCAAGCGGATGGAAGAACTGCAAAATCATCTTGCCGAAATTCCAGAGTTCTCCCAACCTATTTCGGTAACACGACTTGTAAAATATTCTAAACAGGCTTTCTATAACGGCGAGGCTAAATATTATCAATTACCGAGTTCCCAGGAACAAAATTTCATTATGCCTTACGCTAAAGGCTTTTCTTCAAACGATAACTTATTGAGCTCTTATGTAGATAGTACCGGCAGATACGCCAGGATCACCACTTATATGAAGGATGTGGGTACCGACAAAATGGAGGATTTGGAAGAAGATCTTTGGCCAAAGATCAATAAGATCTTTCCTGAAGAACGCTACGAAGTTTCTATGACTGGGAAGGCTCTTATTTTCCAGAAAGGAACTAACTATTTGGTAAAAAATCTTGTGATCTCCCTTTCCCTGGCCATCTTATTAATTGCCCTGCTTATGGCGTGGATGTTTAGATCATTTAGGATGATAATTGTCTCCCTGGTTCCTAACTTGTTGCCACTGTTAGTAACAGCGGGAATGATGGGCTTTTTAGGGGTTCCAATAAAACCTTCTACGATCCTTGTTTTTAGTATCGCTTTCGGGATTTCGGTAGATGATACGATTCACTTTTTAGCGAAATACAGGCAGGAACTAAAAGCCAATAATTGGAAAATTAAACGTTCGGTTTATGCGGCCTTACGAGAAACCGGCGTGAGTATGTTCTATACTTCAATCGTGCTGTTTTTCGGGTTTTCAGTATTTATGATCAGTAGTTTTGGTGGAACTGTAGCTCTTGGCGGACTCGTTTCGGCAACCTTACTTTTCGCAATGCTTGCTAATTTATTATTGTTACCTTCTTTGTTGCTTTCCCTTGAAAAGAATATTGCTAATAAGGAAACTTTAAAGGAGCCGGCAATGAAAATTATAGATACCGATGAGGATGAAGCTGAAATTGAAAAAGAAGAATCTAAAAATTAA
- a CDS encoding DUF5686 family protein, whose amino-acid sequence MRYSFLLIFLLFSGISFAQQELQGRIVNEQTGEPLAYAKMEYENKENLSKIDGSFSLNLTKDKTELTFSYIGFEPQKFTVSKEVEYIRVKLTPKIEALKPVTISSEKNKPEAIIKNAIALKPQNDPEKRLKSFNFKNYNKFIIDNEANKLEMQSDSTNFELSTVINSGASYFSEKISRFYFSQKQGLKEEVLALKNAGFEKPVYEILSLSVNPFSLYHKDFNIFETDYAGPLEKSSFKNYDFKILDTTSSARPAYVIYFKPKRQRAVAGLEGILYLDTQSYAIQQAKAQLLGAVKLEIDQEYQYFPEKKLWFPKTQKTTIRPGNGGKSISIFGGMISSGTLQKKESILNNILAPGKTDPNLYLTTTSTNFDIQLNSEESLNTSAEIVVIPEAKSRLEDFWQKNRTEALSNQNKITQERAERLIKEKEIEEQISFKNSISSGYYPVGFWDFSLGKFFKFNNYEGIRLGFGGKTNKQISDDFSLNGYLVYGTKDEVFKYNLGTSIYLNKATETDLKFNYTRDIVETGSFHYLQGKNEFSIVEPRFVNINFFYEHRTISSGLTHRFGSDFKTEFRLSKSDISQTRDYSFLLNGQEFSEYILSEATFSFLWRPFAKFLKTPNATKLIEKGYPKFTGQITKGFSGVFGGDFDYTKFGLLVEHEIKRLNQSRTEIILEGNYATGEVPLTHLFHSLPNSPSRNGILSRFSVAGRRSFETMYYNEFFSDKQAMLHIKHQLRPINIHRLVQPELVFISRHVIGDISNPERHSIPFKSLKEGYHEFGIELQKIILGFGLGAAYRYGPYSLPTFDENFAFKFTFHLDI is encoded by the coding sequence ATGCGTTATTCGTTCTTGCTTATTTTTCTGCTTTTTTCAGGCATTAGCTTTGCCCAGCAAGAACTTCAAGGTAGGATTGTAAATGAGCAAACCGGTGAGCCCCTTGCCTACGCAAAAATGGAATACGAGAATAAAGAAAATCTAAGTAAAATAGATGGTAGTTTTTCTCTCAACCTAACAAAAGACAAAACCGAACTTACTTTTTCCTATATAGGCTTTGAACCTCAAAAATTTACAGTTTCAAAAGAGGTAGAATACATTAGGGTTAAATTAACGCCAAAGATCGAAGCGCTTAAGCCTGTAACTATTTCTTCTGAAAAAAATAAACCTGAAGCCATTATTAAAAATGCTATTGCGCTTAAACCGCAAAACGATCCTGAAAAAAGATTAAAAAGTTTCAACTTTAAAAACTATAACAAGTTTATAATAGATAATGAAGCCAATAAACTTGAAATGCAGAGCGACAGTACTAATTTTGAATTAAGCACTGTTATAAATTCGGGAGCCAGCTATTTTTCTGAAAAAATATCCAGATTTTATTTTTCCCAAAAACAAGGTTTAAAAGAAGAGGTTTTAGCTTTAAAAAATGCGGGATTTGAAAAACCCGTTTATGAGATCCTTTCCCTTTCTGTAAATCCGTTTTCGCTTTACCATAAAGATTTTAATATTTTTGAGACCGATTACGCAGGGCCGCTTGAGAAATCGTCATTTAAAAATTACGATTTTAAAATTCTTGATACCACTTCTTCTGCCCGGCCGGCTTATGTTATCTATTTTAAACCAAAAAGGCAACGCGCGGTCGCAGGCTTAGAAGGAATACTTTATTTAGACACCCAATCTTACGCAATTCAGCAGGCAAAAGCACAACTTTTAGGAGCGGTAAAACTGGAAATAGACCAGGAATATCAATATTTTCCTGAAAAAAAATTATGGTTTCCAAAAACGCAAAAAACAACAATTCGTCCGGGAAATGGCGGCAAATCTATTTCAATCTTCGGCGGCATGATCTCTTCCGGAACGCTGCAGAAGAAAGAATCAATTCTTAATAATATTCTCGCCCCGGGAAAGACAGATCCTAATTTATACCTAACCACCACGAGCACCAATTTTGATATTCAGTTGAATTCTGAAGAGAGCTTGAATACTTCAGCAGAAATTGTGGTAATACCCGAAGCTAAGTCCCGCTTGGAGGATTTTTGGCAGAAAAATAGAACTGAAGCCTTAAGCAATCAAAATAAAATTACCCAGGAAAGAGCCGAACGGCTTATAAAAGAAAAAGAAATTGAAGAGCAGATTAGCTTTAAAAATTCGATCTCTTCTGGATATTATCCCGTTGGTTTTTGGGATTTTTCACTGGGAAAATTCTTTAAATTCAATAATTACGAAGGAATCAGATTAGGCTTTGGCGGAAAAACCAATAAGCAGATTTCAGATGATTTCAGTTTAAACGGCTATTTGGTTTATGGTACAAAAGATGAAGTTTTTAAATATAATTTAGGGACTTCAATTTATCTTAATAAAGCAACCGAAACCGATCTCAAATTCAATTATACCCGGGATATTGTAGAAACCGGAAGCTTCCATTATTTACAGGGAAAAAATGAATTTTCTATTGTAGAACCACGTTTTGTAAATATTAATTTCTTTTACGAGCATCGTACCATAAGTAGTGGCTTAACACATAGATTTGGTTCAGATTTCAAAACAGAATTTCGGCTTTCTAAAAGTGATATTAGTCAAACCCGGGATTATAGTTTTCTTTTAAACGGCCAGGAATTTTCTGAATACATCCTTTCAGAAGCTACATTTTCTTTCTTATGGCGACCATTTGCTAAATTTTTAAAGACACCAAATGCTACTAAATTAATAGAAAAAGGCTATCCTAAATTTACAGGACAGATCACGAAAGGGTTTTCCGGAGTTTTTGGTGGAGATTTCGATTATACCAAATTTGGACTTTTGGTAGAACACGAAATAAAAAGACTTAACCAATCAAGAACCGAAATCATCCTTGAAGGTAATTATGCCACAGGCGAAGTTCCGCTTACACATTTATTTCATTCTCTACCCAACAGTCCCAGTCGGAATGGTATTCTCAGCAGGTTTTCAGTAGCAGGAAGACGCAGTTTTGAAACCATGTATTACAATGAATTTTTTAGTGATAAGCAAGCGATGTTACATATTAAGCATCAATTAAGACCTATAAATATTCACCGGTTAGTTCAGCCGGAACTGGTTTTTATCTCGCGTCACGTCATTGGAGATATTAGTAATCCCGAAAGGCATAGTATTCCTTTTAAAAGTTTAAAAGAAGGTTATCACGAATTTGGTATAGAATTACAAAAGATAATTTTAGGATTTGGCCTGGGAGCTGCCTATCGCTACGGACCTTACAGTTTGCCTACCTTTGATGAAAATTTCGCCTTTAAATTTACTTTTCATTTAGATATTTAA
- the frr gene encoding ribosome recycling factor: MEDEIEFIIDTAKENMEKAIDHLKKQLQNIRAGKANPAMLGSVMVEYYGAQTPLQQVANVNTPDARTISIQPFEKSLIKDIEKGIMMANLGFNPMNNGESVIINVPPLTEERRKQLTKQAKAEAEDAKIGVRNDRKSANNELKKLDISEDLLRDAENEVQELTDAHITRIDSILENKEKEIMTI, encoded by the coding sequence ATGGAAGACGAAATTGAATTTATTATAGACACCGCCAAAGAAAATATGGAAAAGGCGATTGATCACTTAAAGAAACAATTGCAAAACATTCGGGCGGGTAAAGCCAACCCGGCAATGCTTGGTAGTGTAATGGTAGAATATTATGGAGCTCAAACACCGCTTCAACAGGTTGCCAATGTGAATACACCAGATGCCAGAACTATTTCTATTCAGCCCTTTGAGAAAAGTCTTATTAAAGATATTGAAAAAGGAATTATGATGGCAAACCTCGGTTTTAATCCAATGAACAACGGGGAGAGTGTAATTATAAACGTACCACCTTTAACTGAAGAGCGCCGTAAACAACTTACAAAACAAGCAAAAGCCGAAGCGGAAGATGCTAAAATTGGAGTAAGAAACGACCGAAAATCGGCTAACAACGAATTAAAGAAACTTGATATTTCTGAAGATTTACTTAGAGATGCTGAAAATGAGGTTCAGGAATTAACCGATGCTCATATTACACGTATTGACTCTATCCTTGAAAACAAGGAAAAAGAAATTATGACTATATAA
- the pyrH gene encoding UMP kinase, translating to MQYKRILLKLSGEALMGQRQYGIDPDRLAEYAEEIKQVTDKGIEVAIVIGGGNIFRGVAGASKGMDRVQGDHMGMLATVINGLALQSALEDADVQTRLQSAVKINEVAEPFIRRKAIRHLEKGRVVIFGGGTGNPYFTTDSAAVLRAIEIHADVILKGTRVDGIYNADPEKDKQATKFDFISFDDVIRKGLKVMDTTAFTLSQENELPIIVFDMNTPGNLLKVVTGERIGTKVNL from the coding sequence ATGCAGTACAAAAGAATACTTTTAAAATTATCGGGAGAAGCATTAATGGGACAGCGCCAATATGGCATAGATCCCGATCGTTTGGCAGAATATGCCGAAGAGATTAAACAAGTAACCGATAAAGGAATAGAAGTAGCCATAGTTATTGGTGGCGGAAACATCTTTAGAGGTGTTGCCGGGGCCAGCAAAGGAATGGATCGCGTGCAGGGCGACCACATGGGAATGCTTGCCACTGTTATTAACGGGCTTGCTTTACAAAGCGCCCTGGAAGATGCCGATGTACAAACCAGGTTACAATCTGCCGTAAAAATAAATGAAGTAGCCGAACCTTTTATTAGAAGAAAAGCTATTCGCCATTTAGAAAAAGGCCGTGTGGTGATCTTTGGAGGAGGAACTGGAAATCCTTATTTCACAACAGATTCTGCTGCAGTTTTAAGAGCTATTGAAATTCACGCCGATGTTATCTTAAAAGGAACCCGCGTAGATGGAATTTACAATGCCGATCCTGAAAAAGACAAGCAAGCGACGAAGTTCGATTTTATTTCTTTTGATGATGTGATTAGAAAAGGTCTAAAAGTAATGGACACCACTGCTTTTACCCTAAGCCAGGAAAACGAGCTGCCAATTATTGTTTTCGATATGAATACTCCCGGAAACCTTCTAAAAGTAGTTACCGGCGAAAGAATAGGAACAAAAGTTAATTTATAA
- a CDS encoding zinc metallopeptidase yields the protein MLGYYIIAGLIFIVSMYVSNKLKSKFKKYSKVHLQNGMSGKELAEKMLRDNNINDVKVISTPGMLTDHYNPQKKTINLSEGVYSQRNAAAAAVATHETGHAIQHANAYSWLTMRSQLVPVVSVASRFSQWVIFGGLILMATTAIGSTVLLIGIIMFGMGTLFSFITLPVEYDASKRALAWLETENMVSGQEHEAAEDSLKWAARTYVVAAVGSLATLLYFLSIYMGRD from the coding sequence ATGTTAGGATATTATATAATTGCCGGGCTCATTTTTATAGTGAGTATGTATGTGAGCAATAAACTGAAGAGTAAGTTTAAAAAATACTCTAAAGTGCATTTGCAAAACGGAATGAGTGGAAAGGAACTTGCCGAAAAAATGTTGCGTGATAACAATATTAATGATGTAAAAGTTATTTCTACACCTGGGATGCTTACCGATCATTACAATCCTCAAAAAAAGACTATTAACCTTTCTGAAGGTGTTTATAGTCAAAGAAACGCGGCTGCAGCAGCTGTGGCAACGCACGAAACCGGTCACGCTATTCAGCATGCTAATGCTTATAGCTGGTTAACCATGAGAAGCCAGTTGGTGCCGGTGGTAAGCGTGGCTTCAAGATTTTCACAATGGGTAATTTTTGGAGGATTAATCTTAATGGCCACTACGGCTATAGGAAGCACCGTTTTACTTATTGGAATTATTATGTTCGGGATGGGAACTTTGTTTAGTTTTATAACTTTACCCGTAGAATATGATGCGAGTAAGCGCGCTTTAGCCTGGTTAGAAACCGAAAATATGGTTTCGGGCCAGGAACACGAAGCCGCCGAAGACTCCTTAAAATGGGCCGCAAGAACTTATGTGGTTGCCGCAGTTGGTTCTTTAGCTACTTTACTTTACTTTCTTAGTATTTATATGGGAAGAGATTAA
- a CDS encoding ferritin, with the protein MKDLVRQKLSIHVDVMDLLNKQIEKEAHSSSAYLAMASWCDHNALSYSADFFYEQAAEEREHMMKIFRYINDNGGTAFSPEVSGVNHDFKSLEEIFETALDQEIAITKSIHNLVGKCRKVNDYTTEYFLHWFIQEQMEEEQTMRRALELFDLMGTDGLGLKLLDERIPQIRDKRPE; encoded by the coding sequence ATGAAAGATTTAGTAAGACAAAAATTAAGCATCCATGTAGATGTCATGGATCTTTTAAATAAACAAATTGAAAAAGAAGCACACTCCTCATCAGCCTATTTAGCAATGGCATCCTGGTGTGACCATAACGCCCTTTCTTATAGCGCAGATTTTTTCTACGAACAGGCTGCCGAAGAAAGAGAGCATATGATGAAGATCTTTAGATATATTAACGATAACGGCGGTACTGCTTTTTCTCCTGAAGTTAGTGGTGTAAACCACGATTTTAAATCTTTGGAAGAAATCTTTGAAACCGCTTTAGACCAGGAAATAGCTATCACCAAATCAATACATAACCTGGTAGGAAAATGCCGAAAGGTAAACGATTATACTACAGAATATTTTCTACACTGGTTTATCCAGGAACAAATGGAAGAAGAACAAACCATGCGCCGTGCGCTTGAGTTATTCGACCTTATGGGAACCGATGGTCTTGGACTTAAATTGCTAGACGAGCGTATCCCACAAATTAGAGATAAACGCCCGGAATAG
- a CDS encoding Lrp/AsnC ligand binding domain-containing protein, with the protein MKVVNENVVIDGIDKTILNFLMEDAKKSILEIARNIGITGAAVHQRLRKLEKAGLIEGSKLMINPRLLGYKTMAFVGVYLDKAVSNPQAVKQLSQIPEVIECHYTTGNWSIFIKILCKDNEHLMNVLNKNIQAIEGVSRTETFISLNQQIKRQIKI; encoded by the coding sequence ATGAAAGTTGTAAACGAAAATGTAGTTATAGATGGTATAGATAAGACCATTTTAAATTTCTTAATGGAAGATGCTAAGAAATCTATCCTTGAAATTGCCCGGAATATTGGAATTACCGGCGCGGCAGTTCATCAACGTTTACGAAAATTGGAAAAAGCCGGTTTAATTGAAGGCTCAAAACTTATGATTAACCCCCGCTTGCTTGGCTATAAAACCATGGCCTTTGTGGGGGTTTATTTAGATAAAGCGGTTAGCAACCCGCAAGCTGTAAAGCAACTTAGCCAAATCCCAGAAGTTATAGAATGCCATTACACTACTGGAAACTGGTCTATTTTTATAAAGATCTTATGTAAAGACAACGAGCACTTAATGAATGTCTTAAATAAAAATATTCAGGCTATAGAGGGCGTTTCGCGAACAGAAACTTTTATTTCGTTAAATCAACAAATAAAAAGGCAAATCAAAATTTAA
- a CDS encoding saccharopine dehydrogenase family protein has product MKEILIIGAGKSTSVLIDHLLSKAEAEDLFLKIGDIDLENAKKACGNKSRCEAFHLDIFNAESRENAVKNADIVISMLPARFHIEVAQACVKFKKNMVTASYISKEMKTLDEEVKENGLIFMNEIGVDPGIDHMSAMQVIDRIRDKGGKMLLFESFTGGLVAPESDTNLWNYKFTWNPRNVVVAGQGGVAKFIQEGKYKYIPYHRLFRRTELLQVEGYGKFEGYANRNSLDYMSIYGLEDVLTLYRGTIRRVGFSRAWNMFVQLGMTDDSFTIKDSEDMSYRDFVNSFLPYSPTDTVELKLRHNLKIDQDDLMWEKLLELDIFNKNKKIGIKEATPAQALQKILMDKWSLAADDKDMIVMYHKFGYELNGEKKQIDATMVHIGKDQKETAMAKTVGLPVAIATLKILKGEITTPGVQLPIKKEVYGPILKELEKHDIIFKETETEYLGYNPFGEVGN; this is encoded by the coding sequence ATGAAAGAAATCTTAATAATAGGGGCGGGAAAATCTACCTCCGTCCTAATTGACCACCTTTTGTCTAAAGCCGAGGCAGAAGATCTATTTTTAAAAATTGGAGATATTGATCTGGAAAATGCTAAAAAAGCCTGCGGAAATAAAAGTCGCTGTGAAGCATTTCACCTTGATATTTTTAATGCAGAAAGCAGGGAGAACGCGGTTAAAAACGCCGATATCGTAATTTCTATGCTTCCGGCGAGGTTTCATATTGAAGTGGCCCAGGCCTGCGTGAAATTCAAAAAAAATATGGTAACCGCTTCTTACATAAGCAAAGAAATGAAAACTTTAGACGAAGAAGTAAAGGAAAACGGACTCATATTTATGAATGAAATTGGGGTAGACCCCGGCATTGACCATATGAGTGCCATGCAGGTAATAGACCGAATTCGCGATAAAGGTGGAAAAATGCTCTTATTCGAATCCTTTACCGGCGGCCTCGTTGCCCCAGAAAGTGATACCAACCTCTGGAACTATAAATTCACCTGGAACCCAAGAAATGTTGTCGTTGCAGGCCAGGGTGGTGTTGCCAAATTTATCCAGGAAGGTAAATACAAATACATTCCATATCATAGACTGTTTAGAAGAACAGAACTTTTACAAGTAGAAGGTTATGGAAAATTTGAAGGTTACGCCAATAGAAACTCATTAGATTATATGAGTATTTACGGCCTGGAAGATGTACTTACACTTTATCGTGGGACAATTAGAAGAGTTGGTTTCAGCCGGGCTTGGAATATGTTTGTGCAACTGGGAATGACAGATGATAGCTTTACAATTAAAGATTCAGAAGATATGAGCTATCGTGATTTTGTAAATTCGTTTCTTCCTTACTCTCCTACAGATACCGTTGAGCTTAAACTTCGGCATAATTTAAAGATAGATCAGGACGATCTTATGTGGGAGAAGCTTTTGGAGCTAGATATCTTCAACAAAAACAAAAAGATTGGCATTAAAGAAGCCACTCCAGCCCAGGCTCTTCAAAAAATATTAATGGATAAATGGAGCCTTGCGGCAGATGATAAAGATATGATCGTGATGTATCATAAATTCGGTTATGAACTAAATGGCGAGAAAAAACAAATAGATGCCACCATGGTACATATTGGGAAAGATCAAAAAGAAACTGCTATGGCTAAAACCGTAGGACTTCCGGTTGCGATAGCCACTTTAAAAATTTTAAAAGGTGAAATAACCACACCGGGCGTTCAGCTTCCTATAAAGAAAGAAGTTTATGGACCTATCTTGAAAGAATTAGAAAAACACGATATTATTTTCAAAGAAACCGAAACTGAATATTTAGGGTACAATCCGTTTGGCGAAGTAGGAAATTAA
- a CDS encoding DUF423 domain-containing protein — translation MNRKFLITGAILGLLAVIIGAFGAHGLKPLLDEAASDSFETGAKYQMYHALLFLLIGGFRLEPFRFQKPIFFLLLFGVICFSGSIYLLATNNLTPIDFSGIALVTPLGGTLLIAGWTFLLLEFIKIKRK, via the coding sequence ATGAATAGGAAATTTTTAATAACCGGAGCGATTTTAGGACTTTTAGCGGTAATAATTGGGGCTTTTGGTGCACATGGCTTAAAACCATTATTAGATGAAGCAGCCAGCGATTCTTTTGAAACCGGGGCGAAATACCAAATGTATCATGCCTTGTTGTTTCTTTTAATAGGAGGTTTTAGACTGGAGCCATTTCGCTTTCAAAAACCTATTTTTTTCTTACTATTATTTGGAGTGATTTGCTTTTCTGGCTCAATATATTTGCTAGCTACTAATAATTTAACACCTATAGATTTTAGTGGAATTGCATTGGTTACCCCGCTGGGAGGTACGCTATTAATAGCGGGGTGGACTTTTCTACTGCTCGAATTCATAAAAATAAAGCGGAAATAA